A genomic window from Populus alba chromosome 19, ASM523922v2, whole genome shotgun sequence includes:
- the LOC118056967 gene encoding uncharacterized protein produces MQTLLLFFFCCIGISVVFVEGDQSVQQYEELSTLLLIRSSLVDPSDQLEGWRMPRNAAENQSPHCNWTGIWCNSNGFVERLDLSDMNLSGNVSDHIQDLHSLSFLNISCNGFDSSLPKALGTLTSLKTIDVSQNNFVGSFPTGLGMASGLTSVNASSNNFSGYLPEDLGNATSLENLDFRGSFFEGSIPGSFKNLQKLKFLGLSGNNLTGRIPREIGQLASLETIILGYNEFEGEIPGEIGNLTNLRYLDLAVGSLSGQIPAELGRLKQLTTVYLYKNNFTGKIPPELGDATSLLFLDLSDNQISGEIPVELAELKNLQLLNLMRNQLKGTIPTKLGELTKLEVLELWKNFLTGPLPENLGQKSPLQWLDVSSNSLSGEIPPGLCHSGNLTKLILFNNSFSGPIPMSLSTCESLVRVRMQNNLISGTIPVGLGSLPMLQRLELANNNLTGQIPDNIGLSTSLSFIDVSGNHLQSSLPYNILSIPSLQIFMASNNNLEGQIPNQFQDCPSLTLLDLSSNHLSGKIPQSIASCEKLVNLNLQNNQFTGEIPKAISTMPTLAILDLSNNSLVGRIPENFGNSPALETLNLSFNKLEGPVPSNGMLTTINPHDLVGNAGLCGGILPPCSPASSASKQQQNLRVKHVIIGFIVGISIILSLGIAFFTGRLIYKRWYLYNSFFYDWFNNSNKEWPWTLVAFQRISFTSSDIIACIMESNIIGIGGTGIVYKAEAYRPHATVAVKKLWRTERDIENGDDLFREVNLLGRLRHRNIVRLLGYIHKETDVLMVYEYMPNGNLGTALHGKGAGNLLVDWVSRYNVAVGVAQGLNYLHHDCRPPVIHRDIKSNNILLDSKLEARIADFGLARMMTYKNETVSMVAGSYGYIAPEYGYTLKVDEKSDIYSFGVVLLELLTGKMPLDPAFGESVDVVEWVRRKIRNNRALEEALDHSIAGHCKDVQEEMLLVLRIAILCTAKLPKDRPSMRDVITMLGEAKPRRKSICHNGVQNPSKERPVFSNSPVIGLL; encoded by the exons atgcaAACCCTTCTGCTGTTCTTCTTCTGTTGCATTGGTAtttctgttgtttttgttgAGGGAGATCAAAGTGTACAACAGTATGAAGAATTGTCAACTTTGTTGTTAATCAGATCTAGCCTGGTTGATCCTTCAGATCAACTTGAGGGTTGGAGAATGCCAAGAAATGCAGCTGAGAATCAGTCACCCCATTGTAACTGGACTGGAATATGGTGCAACTCCAACGGGTTTGTGGAGAGGCTTGACCTTTCCGATATGAATCTCAGTGGCAATGTATCGGATCATATTCAAGATTTGCATagtctttcttttctcaacATCTCTTGTAATGGGTTTGATTCTTCATTGCCAAAAGCACTAGGAACTCTAACATCATTGAAGACAATTGATGTAAGTCAGAACAACTTCGTTGGCAGCTTCCCCACTGGTCTTGGAATGGCTTCAGGATTGACTTCAGTAAATGCATCCAGCAACAACTTCTCAGGTTATCTTCCTGAAGATCTTGGAAATGCAACATCTCTCGAAAATTTAGATTTTCGAGGGAGCTTCTTTGAAGGCTCAATTCCTGGTTCTTTCAAGAATCTGCAGAAATTGAAGTTTCTTGGCCTTTCTGGTAATAATCTGACTGGAAGGATTCCAAGAGAGATAGGGCAGCTTGCTTCTCTAGAGACCATCATTCTTGGGTACAATGAGTTCGAAGGTGAAATCCCAGGAGAGATTGGGAACCTCACCAATCTTCGGTATCTTGACTTGGCAGTTGGCAGCCTCAGTGGTCAGATTCCAGCTGAGTTGGGTAGGCTAAAGCAACTGACAACAGTTTATCTGTACAAGAACAATTTCACAGGAAAGATTCCACCAGAACTTGGTGATGCAACGTCGCTACTGTTCCTGGATCTTTCTGACAATCAGATTTCAGGGGAGATCCCAGTGGAGTTAGCAGAACTGAAGAATTTGCAGCTCCTGAATTTGATGCGCAATCAACTTAAGGGTACAATTCCTACTAAGCTTGGTGAGCTAACCAAACTTGAGGTGCTTGAGCTATGGAAGAATTTTCTGACAGGTCCTTTGCCTGAGAATCTTGGACAGAAATCCCCCTTGCAATGGTTAGATGTGTCATCAAATTCATTGTCAGGTGAGATTCCACCAGGTTTGTGTCATTCTGGCAATCTCACTAAACTCATCCTCTTCAACAACTCCTTCTCTGGCCCAATCCCTATGAGTCTCTCAACCTGTGAGTCATTAGTCCGTGTTCGCATGCAAAATAATCTTATTTCCGGGACAATTCCAGTTGGTCTTGGAAGTCTTCCAATGCTTCAAAGGCTGGAATTAGCTAACAACAATCTAACTGGCCAAATACCAGATAACATTGGTTTGTCTACATCACTTTCGTTCATTGATGTCTCTGGAAACCACCTTCAGTCATCTCTCCCATATAACATTTTATCCATTCCTAGCCTTCAGATATTCATGGCCTCCAACAACAACTTGGAAGGACAAATCCCAAACCAATTCCAAGATTGTCCATCACTTACACTTCTTGACCTTTCAAGCAACCATTTATCTGGAAAAATCCCACAGAGCATTGCTTCATGTGAAAAGCTGGTGAATCTAAACTTGCAAAACAATCAATTTACTGGGGAGATCCCAAAAGCAATCTCAACAATGCCAACATTAGCCATTCTTGACCTGTCCAACAATTCTCTGGTCGGTCGGATCCCGGAGAACTTTGGGAACTCACCAGCCTTAGAAACGTTAAACTTATCATTCAATAAGCTTGAGGGTCCGGTTCCCTCCAACGGAATGTTGACGACCATAAATCCTCATGATCTTGTTGGCAATGCTGGTCTTTGTGGTGGCATACTTCCACCCTGCTCTCCTGCTTCGTCTGCATCAAAACAACAGCAGAATTTGCGCGTCAAGCACGTTATTATTGGATTCATCGTCGGAATCTCAATCATCTTATCTCTTGGAATCGCATTTTTTACTGGGAGATTGATATATAAAAGATGGTATTTGTACAACAGTTTCTTTTATGATTGGTTTAACAATAGCAACAAGGAATGGCCATGGACATTAGTAGCTTTCCAGCGAATCAGTTTCACTAGTAGTGATATCATAGCTTGCATTATGGAATCAAATATCATCGGCATCGGAGGGACTGGCATTGTGTACAAGGCTGAGGCTTACCGGCCACATGCGACTGTAGCAGTGAAGAAGCTTTGGAGAACAGAAAGAGACATTGAGAACGGCGATGATCTATTCAGAGAAGTGAATCTCTTAGGGAGGCTTCGACATAGAAACATTGTTCGGCTTTTAGGGTATATTCATAAAGAAACAGATGTACTGATGGTTTATGAGTACATGCCTAATGGAAACCTTGGAACAGCTTTACACGGTAAAGGAGCTGGAAATTTGTTGGTGGACTGGGTCTCGCGGTACAACGTAGCAGTAGGAGTTGCACAGGGGCTAAACTACCTCCACCATGATTGTCGCCCACCAGTCATCCACCGCGATATCAAGTCCAACAACATACTGCTTGATTCAAAACTCGAGGCAAGGATAGCAGATTTCGGATTGGCCAGGATGATGACTTATAAGAATGAGACAGTATCAATGGTGGCTGGTTCTTATGGATATATTGCACCTG AATATGGATACACTCTGAAGGTTGATGAGAAGAGTGACATATATAGTTTTGGGGTTGTGCTTTTGGAGCTACTGACAGGAAAAATGCCATTAGACCCTGCATTTGGCGAGTCCGTTGATGTTGTTGAATGGGTTCGAAGAAAGATCAGAAACAACAGAGCTTTAGAAGAAGCGCTAGACCACAGCATAGCTGGACATTGCAAAGATGTGCAGGAAGAGATGCTTCTTGTTCTCCGCATTGCGATCCTCTGCACCGCGAAGCTGCCTAAGGACAGACCATCTATGAGGGATGTCATAACAATGCTTGGAGAGGCAAAGCCTCGAAGGAAAAGCATTTGTCACAATGGGGTGCAAAATCCTAGCAAAGAGAGGCCAGTCTTTAGCAACTCACCTGTAATAGGCCTTCTGTAG
- the LOC118056948 gene encoding cell division cycle 20.1, cofactor of APC complex yields MDAGSMNTSSSLKAQSRFPLQQQFLPRTNSKENLDRFIPNRSAMDMDYARFMLTEGRKGKENPAVSSPSREAYRKQLADSLNMNRTRILAFKNKPPAPVEFMPQDHSHHHHQPKTAKPRRHIPQTSERTLDAPDLVDDFYLNLLDWGSSNVLAIALGSTVYLWDASDGSTSELVTVDDEDGPVTSVNWAPDGRHIAIGLNNSHVQLWDSASNRQLRTLKGGHRSRVGSMAWNNHILTTGGMDGQIINNDVRIRSHIVETYRGHTQEVCGLKWSASGQQLASGGNDNLIHIWDRSTALSNSATQWLHRLEDHTSAVKALAWCPFQGNLLASGGGGGDKSIKFWNTHTGACLNSIDTGSQVCSLLWNKNERELLSSHGFTQNQLTVWKYPSMVKMAELTGHTSRVLYMAQSPDGCTVATAAGDETLRFWNVFGVPEIAAKAAAKANPEPFSHLNRIR; encoded by the exons ATGGATGCAGGATCTATGAACACTTCTTCGAGCTTGAAAGCACAATCTCGTTTCCCTCTTCAACAGCAGTTTCTTCCAAGAACGAACTCTAAAGAAAAC TTGGATAGATTTATACCAAACAGGTCAGCCATGGATATGGATTATGCCCGTTTCATGCTAACAGAagggagaaaaggaaaagagaaccCAGCAGTGAGCTCGCCGTCAAGAGAGGCTTACAGGAAGCAACTTGCCGATTCCTTGAACATGAACCGAACTCGAATTCTAGCTTTCAAGAACAAGCCTCCTGCACCTGTTGAGTTCATGCCCCAAGACCACTCTCATCACCACCACCAGCCCAAAACCGCCAAGCCTCGCCGACATATTCCTCAGACTTCTGAGAGGACATTGGATGCACCGGATCTTGTGGATGATTTCTACCTCAACTTATTGGATTGGGGCAGCAGCAATGTTTTAGCGATAGCTCTTGGAAGCACTGTTTATTTGTGGGATGCTTCAGACGGTTCCACCTCAGAATTGGTCACGGTTGATGATGAAGATGGACCCGTTACCAGTGTCAATTGGGCTCCTGATGGACGCCATATTGCCATAGGCTTGAACAATTCTCATGTACAGTTATGGGATTCTGCTTCCAATAGACAG CTAAGAACATTGAAAGGAGGCCACAGATCGCGAGTTGGGTCAATGGCATGGAACAATCACATCCTGACAACAGGGGGAATGGATGGTCAAATCATTAACAATGACGTGAGAATTAGATCACACATTGTTGAGACTTACAGAGGGCACACACAGGAGGTTTGTGGGCTTAAATGGTCCGCTTCAGGTCAACAATTAGCGAGTGGAGGCAATGATAATCTGATTCATATATGGGATAGATCTACAGCATTATCAAACTCAGCAACACAGTGGCTTCACAGGCTTGAGGACCATACTTCAGCAGTGAAAGCCCTGGCATGGTGTCCTTTCCAAGGGAATTTGCTAGCCTctggaggaggtggaggagatAAGAGTATTAAGTTTTGGAATACACATACAGGTGCCTGCTTGAACTCGATTGATACCGGATCTCAGGTTTGTTCTCTTTTGTGGAACAAGAATGAAAGGGAACTACTTAGCTCTCATGGTTTTACTCAGAATCAACTCACTGTTTGGAAATATCCATCAATGGTGAAAATGGCAGAGCTCACTGGCCATACTTCTAGAGTCCTTTACATGGCTCAG AGCCCGGATGGTTGCACAGTGGCAACAGCAGCAGGGGATGAAACACTCAGGTTCTGGAATGTTTTTGGAGTTCCTGAAATTGCTGCTAAGGCCGCTGCTAAAGCAAATCCAGAGCCATTTTCTCACTTGAATCGCATTCGCTGA
- the LOC118056949 gene encoding LOW QUALITY PROTEIN: cell division cycle 20.1, cofactor of APC complex (The sequence of the model RefSeq protein was modified relative to this genomic sequence to represent the inferred CDS: inserted 1 base in 1 codon), translating to MDAGSMNTSSSLKAQSRFPLQQQFLPRTNSKENLDRFIPNRSAMDMDYARFMLTEGRKGKENPAVSSPSRESYRKQLAESLNMNRTRILAFKNKPPAPVELMPQDHSHHHHQPKTAKPRRHIPQTSERTLDAPDLVDDFYLNLLDWGSSNVLAIALGSTVYLWDASDGSTSELVTVDDEDGPVTSVNWAPDGRHIAIGLNNSHVQLWDSASNRQLRTLKGGHRSRVGSMAWNNHILTTGGMDGQIINNDVRIRSHIVETYRGHTQEVCGLKWSASGQQLASGGNDNLIHIWDRSTALSNSATQWLHRLEDHTSAVKALAWCPFQGNLLASGGGGGDKSIKFWNTHTGACLNSIDTGSQVCSLLWNKNERELLSSHGFTQNQLTVWKYPSMVKMAELTGHTSRVLYMAQSPDGCTVATAAGDETLRFWNVFGVPEIAAKAAAKANXRAIFSLESHSLILKSKQKTKLPPGSICLTRPTTSRVDTFSIQLVSEICLKTPAFC from the exons ATGGATGCAGGATCTATGAACACTTCTTCAAGCTTGAAAGCACAATCTCGTTTCCCTCTTCAACAGCAGTTTCTTCCAAGAACGAACTCGAAAGAAAAC TTGGATAGATTTATACCAAACAGGTCAGCCATGGATATGGATTATGCCCGTTTCATGCTAACAGAagggagaaaaggaaaagagaaccCAGCAGTGAGCTCGCCGTCAAGAGAGTCTTACAGGAAGCAGCTTgctgagtccttgaacatgaaCCGAACTCGAATTCTAGCTTTCAAGAACAAGCCTCCTGCACCTGTTGAGTTGATGCCTCAGGACCACTCTCATCACCACCACCAGCCCAAAACCGCCAAGCCTCGCCGACATATTCCTCAGACTTCTGAGAGGACATTGGATGCACCGGATCTTGTGGATGATTTCTACCTCAACTTATTGGACTGGGGCAGCAGCAATGTTTTAGCGATAGCTCTTGGAAGCACTGTTTATTTGTGGGATGCTTCAGACGGTTCCACCTCAGAGTTGGTCACGGTTGATGATGAAGATGGACCCGTTACCAGTGTCAATTGGGCTCCTGATGGACGCCATATTGCCATAGGCTTGAACAATTCTCATGTACAGTTATGGGATTCTGCTTCCAATAGACAG CTAAGAACATTGAAAGGAGGCCACAGATCGCGAGTTGGGTCAATGGCATGGAACAATCACATCCTGACAACAGGGGGAATGGATGGTCAAATCATTAACAATGACGTGAGAATTAGATCACACATTGTTGAGACTTACAGAGGGCACACACAGGAGGTTTGTGGGCTTAAATGGTCCGCTTCAGGTCAACAATTAGCGAGTGGAGGCAATGATAATCTGATTCATATATGGGATAGATCTACAGCATTATCAAACTCAGCAACACAGTGGCTTCACAGGCTTGAGGACCATACTTCAGCAGTGAAAGCCCTGGCATGGTGTCCTTTCCAAGGGAATTTGCTAGCCTctggaggaggtggaggagatAAGAGTATTAAGTTTTGGAACACACACACAGGTGCCTGCTTGAACTCGATTGATACCGGATCTCAGGTTTGTTCTCTTTTGTGGAACAAGAATGAAAGGGAACTACTTAGCTCTCATGGGTTTACTCAGAATCAACTCACTGTTTGGAAATATCCATCAATGGTGAAAATGGCAGAGCTCACTGGCCACACTTCTAGAGTCCTTTACATGGCTCAG AGTCCGGATGGTTGCACAGTGGCAACAGCAGCAGGGGATGAAACACTCAGGTTCTGGAATGTCTTTGGAGTTCCTGAAATTGCTGCTAAGGCCGCTGCTAAAGCAA CCAGAGCCATTTTCTCACTTGAATCGCATTCGCTGATTCTgaaatcaaaacagaaaaccAAGCTGCCTCCTGGGAGCATATGTTTGACCAGACCGACCACTTCCAGGGTAGATACATTTTCAATCCAGCTAGTTTCTGAAATTTGTCTCAAAACTCCTGCCTTCTGTTGA